One genomic window of Camelina sativa cultivar DH55 chromosome 5, Cs, whole genome shotgun sequence includes the following:
- the LOC104785741 gene encoding cystine lyase CORI3-like, translating to MANDRSVDWKFSGSEAAKEASAASLGTYSSKLFALCDPLGKPILPPRSKSAETSHTAEKAVVEAVLCGTGNAYAPSLGLPVARSAVAEYLNRDLPKKLTADDVFMTVGGKQAIELTVDILAKPKANVLLPKPGFPWDVVRTIYKNLEVRKYDFIPEQNYEIDFDSVRALVDENTFAIFIINPHNPNGNTYSEVHLKKLAELARELRIMVVSDEVFRWTVFGSNPFVPMGKFSSIVPVVTLGSISKGWIVPGWRTGWVALHDLDGVFKCTKVLTAAKQFLVINSKPPTVIQAALPTILENTPEEFFHKRQKFLKEKADFAYSKLKEIPTLTCYLKPEACTFLWTELNLSRFADIKDDEEFCEKLATEENLVLLPGIAFGLKNWARHSIDMEISTLEDALGRLKSFCERHSIIIEVPLKDVNGVK from the exons ATGGCGAACGATAGATCCGTCGACTGGAAGTTTAGTGGTAGTGAAGCAGCCAAAGAGGCTTCAGCTGCCTCGTTAGGCACTTACTCCTCTAAACTCTTTGCTCTGTGTGACCCTCTTGGAAAACCCATTTTGCCCCCTCGAAGCAAATCTGCCGAGACTAGCCATACCGCTGAGAAGGCTGTTGTTGAAGCCGTCCTTTGCGGTACTGGAAACGCCTATGCTCCAAGTCTTGGCCTTCCCGTGGCTAGAAG TGCCGTGGCAGAGTATCTTAATCGAGATCTACCGAAGAAACTGACAGCAGATGACGTGTTTATGACCGTTGGAGGCAAACAAGCCATCGAGCTTACAGTCGATATCTTAGCTAAACCAAAAGCCAACGTTTTGCTTCCAAAGCCGGGCTTCCCATGGGACGTGGTCCGCACCATCTACAAGAATCTTGAGGTTCGAAAATATGATTTCATCCCCGAACAGAACTATGAGATCGACTTTGACAGCGTCCGTGCGCTTGTGGACGAGAACACATTTGCGATATTTATTATTAACCCACACAATCCTAATGGGAACACGTACTCAGAAGTTCATCTCAAGAAG TTGGCTGAGTTGGCTCGGGAACTAAGGATAATGGTGGTTTCTGACGAAGTTTTTAGATGGACTGTGTTTGGGAGTAATCCCTTTGTTCCCATGGGGAAATTCTCGTCTATCGTACCAGTGGTTACACTCGGTTCTATATCGAAGGGATGGATTGTACCAGGATGGCGAACCGGCTGGGTCGCGCTGCACGATCTAGATGGTGTCTTTAAGTGCACCAAG GTCTTAACTGCTGCTAAGCAATTTCTGGTGATAAATTCTAAACCACCAACTGTTATCCAG GCAGCTCTTCCCACCATCTTGGAGAATACTCCTGAAGAGTTCTTTCATAAGAGGCAGAAATTTCTGAAAGAGAAAGCTGATTTTGCATATTCTAAGCTCAAAGAGATACCAACCCTAACATGCTACTTGAAACCTGAAGCTTGCACCTTCTTATGG ACCGAGCTGAACTTGTCAAGATTTGCGGAcattaaagatgatgaagaattcTGTGAAAAGCTTGCTACTGAAGAAAACCTTGTCCTTTTACCAG GGATTGCTTTTGGTCTGAAGAACTGGGCGAGGCATTCTATCGACATGGAGATTTCGACATTGGAGGATGCACTTGGAAGATTGAAGAGCTTCTGTGAACGCCACTCCATTATAATTGAAGTTCCACTCAAAGATGTCAATGGTGTCAAGTAA